From a region of the Mesotoga sp. Brook.08.105.5.1 genome:
- a CDS encoding helix-turn-helix transcriptional regulator encodes MGNLRDERIMKQLSQRELGEVIGKDQKYISEVEFGRIIPCFQKADTLARFLEVPVERIFPCFTRTSRFPGYKDIMYLYSLGYDIGVYENVLRELTTKEAQYDL; translated from the coding sequence ATGGGCAACCTGCGCGATGAGAGGATCATGAAGCAGCTTAGCCAGAGGGAGCTTGGAGAGGTGATCGGGAAGGACCAGAAGTATATCTCCGAGGTCGAATTTGGAAGGATAATTCCCTGTTTCCAGAAAGCGGATACGCTTGCCCGTTTTCTCGAGGTTCCGGTGGAGAGGATCTTTCCCTGTTTCACGAGAACTTCCCGCTTTCCCGGCTACAAGGATATCATGTATCTCTACAGTCTCGGGTATGACATAGGGGTATATGAGAACGTTCTGAGAGAACTAACAACGAAGGAGGCACAGTATGACTTATGA
- a CDS encoding four helix bundle protein yields the protein MAFRFKDLEVWKLSKDFARDIYSVTSTFPEEERYALVSQLRRAAVSVMSNIAEGAGRQYRKEFVHFLYLARGSLNETVSQLELSFEFGYIDKETLETIEQSAERINRMLWKLSKSLAPSTSENGQR from the coding sequence ATGGCTTTCAGATTCAAGGACCTCGAGGTTTGGAAGTTGAGCAAGGACTTCGCAAGGGATATCTACTCAGTTACCTCAACTTTTCCGGAGGAAGAGAGATACGCTTTGGTTTCTCAACTTCGCAGAGCCGCAGTCTCCGTTATGTCTAACATTGCTGAAGGTGCCGGCCGCCAATACAGGAAGGAATTCGTTCATTTCCTGTACCTGGCCAGAGGCTCTCTCAATGAAACAGTTTCTCAGTTGGAACTTTCGTTCGAATTCGGCTATATCGACAAAGAGACTCTTGAAACTATTGAACAGAGTGCCGAACGCATTAACCGCATGCTCTGGAAACTTTCGAAATCACTTGCTCCTTCCACTTCGGAGAACGGTCAACGGTGA
- a CDS encoding ATP-binding protein → MRNCSGPEKCPYGGYIIYASEDPQYSDLMYECSIYREFRRVKENMERLIKVLPKGLWERRLDNFIAEDEVTERALDLSKKYVRHRAWKIGSNFVLLGGYGTGKTHLAAGIAIEAVNMGDTVAFITAPSLKIGDFKTISEKIQECSGVDLLVIDDLSNETENKMTTDKIFELINHRYEQGAGTIITSNLNLTDFDGTVGARIFSRLGERTAIMRLEGVKSYREKKRERYVAWTRDPLEDQRPADR, encoded by the coding sequence ATGAGGAACTGTTCCGGTCCGGAGAAGTGCCCTTACGGGGGATATATCATTTACGCGAGCGAAGACCCACAGTACAGCGACCTCATGTACGAGTGCTCGATATACAGGGAATTCAGAAGGGTAAAGGAGAACATGGAGAGGCTGATAAAAGTTCTTCCCAAGGGACTTTGGGAGAGAAGACTGGACAACTTCATCGCTGAAGATGAAGTGACTGAAAGGGCGCTCGACCTCTCGAAGAAGTACGTGAGACACAGGGCGTGGAAGATAGGATCGAACTTCGTCCTTTTGGGAGGCTACGGAACCGGAAAGACTCACCTCGCGGCGGGCATAGCGATAGAAGCGGTGAATATGGGAGATACGGTAGCCTTCATAACGGCTCCGTCTCTGAAGATCGGAGACTTCAAGACGATCTCCGAGAAGATACAGGAGTGTTCGGGGGTTGACCTTCTCGTTATTGACGACCTCAGCAACGAGACGGAAAACAAGATGACCACAGACAAGATATTCGAACTGATAAACCACAGGTATGAACAGGGAGCGGGAACTATAATAACCTCCAACCTGAACTTAACTGATTTCGATGGAACCGTTGGAGCCAGGATCTTCAGCAGACTGGGCGAGAGGACCGCGATCATGCGGCTAGAAGGAGTCAAGTCCTACCGCGAGAAGAAGAGGGAGAGGTATGTGGCATGGACGAGAGATCCGCTGGAAGACCAAAGACCCGCTGATCGCTGA
- a CDS encoding four helix bundle protein, whose protein sequence is MTYSYEKLDVYKLSMAFAFDVYQTVSSFPEYEKFGLSSQLRRAVISVPSNIAEGSGRQHKKEYAQFLFLSKGSLREVITQLELSKMLGYINQETHEELRETADRLHRMLNRLISSLKVSPD, encoded by the coding sequence ATGACCTATTCTTACGAAAAACTCGACGTCTACAAACTCAGCATGGCCTTTGCATTTGATGTCTATCAGACAGTCTCTTCGTTCCCTGAATATGAGAAATTTGGCCTATCTTCCCAACTTAGGAGAGCCGTAATATCCGTTCCTTCCAATATTGCTGAAGGCTCAGGGAGACAGCACAAAAAGGAATATGCACAATTCCTCTTTCTCTCCAAAGGCTCTCTCAGAGAGGTCATAACCCAGCTTGAATTGTCAAAGATGCTCGGTTACATAAATCAAGAGACTCATGAAGAACTCCGTGAAACTGCTGATCGACTTCACAGAATGCTCAACAGGCTAATCTCAAGTCTCAAAGTCTCGCCCGACTGA
- a CDS encoding helix-turn-helix transcriptional regulator, translated as MFSWGEGDRKRRMNTENPEPVFKRDSELLLESADDDTRFELNLIGVMTDISAALINYRADKSLSQKELAEKLECSQAMISKIESGDYNFTIRKLFDVVNKLGGRVSLEIDFKDDTSIPDSSEERVSIWEYVGNQSIKGMKNSA; from the coding sequence ATGTTTTCATGGGGTGAAGGCGATAGAAAGAGAAGAATGAATACTGAAAATCCAGAGCCTGTGTTCAAGAGAGACAGCGAACTGTTGTTAGAGTCGGCAGACGATGACACGAGATTTGAGTTGAACTTGATTGGAGTCATGACGGATATTTCTGCAGCTCTCATTAACTATCGGGCGGATAAATCCCTTTCACAAAAGGAGCTGGCAGAAAAACTAGAGTGCAGCCAGGCAATGATCTCGAAGATCGAAAGTGGCGACTATAACTTTACAATAAGAAAGCTTTTTGACGTTGTCAACAAACTCGGAGGTCGTGTATCTCTTGAGATTGACTTCAAAGATGATACTTCGATTCCAGATTCTTCTGAAGAGCGAGTCTCAATATGGGAGTACGTTGGCAATCAAAGCATCAAAGGGATGAAGAATAGTGCCTGA
- a CDS encoding protein-export chaperone SecB, which translates to MSISLDLHDPELEYGRADNGCLLGLLSLSVKVRGRSGRKMALKLDATIKGRFEAPENMEDKTFEDFCMISGTATLIPLLRAAIISFTSQAGMNPPIRIPLINVPQSLSKNTLSEKKEKNRE; encoded by the coding sequence ATGTCAATTTCGCTGGACCTGCATGATCCAGAGCTTGAATATGGGCGTGCCGATAACGGTTGCCTCCTCGGCTTGTTGTCTCTCTCAGTCAAAGTCAGGGGTCGAAGCGGAAGAAAGATGGCTTTGAAGCTCGATGCAACAATCAAGGGTAGGTTTGAAGCTCCCGAGAATATGGAAGACAAAACATTCGAAGACTTTTGCATGATTAGCGGGACCGCAACTCTGATCCCTCTTCTTAGGGCCGCTATTATCTCTTTCACTTCGCAGGCTGGAATGAATCCCCCTATAAGAATACCTTTGATCAATGTGCCTCAGTCACTCTCAAAAAACACCTTGTCAGAGAAAAAAGAAAAGAATAGGGAATAA
- a CDS encoding nucleotidyltransferase family protein: protein MNTLEDILSKLSGKLSELKLEYKVKTIGVFGSYARNLQTESSDVDILVDFEQTPDLFEFIRLKNDLASLLEKRVDLVTRKALRKDYEDRVLCEVKYIS, encoded by the coding sequence ATGAACACTCTGGAAGATATTCTTTCAAAGCTCTCCGGAAAGCTATCAGAGCTTAAATTGGAGTACAAGGTGAAAACCATAGGAGTCTTTGGTTCCTACGCGAGAAATTTACAGACTGAAAGCAGCGACGTCGACATTCTTGTCGATTTCGAGCAGACTCCTGATCTCTTCGAGTTCATAAGGCTTAAGAACGATCTCGCATCATTGCTTGAAAAGCGTGTCGATCTGGTAACTCGCAAAGCACTAAGAAAAGACTATGAAGATCGGGTCTTATGCGAGGTCAAATACATATCATGA
- a CDS encoding alpha/beta hydrolase gives MFIRRWFSPGAKANVVLCHGIGEHSGRYDGFASYLSEKGFGVFATDFAGHGMQAGTRGFIKSFTDFISAVRQLTEGVKRIQPDLPVFLFGHSMGGLIATRVAEEYPNSYRALAISAPHLFSAKDSVKKLLPLISVVRRVAPKTTFSSSSRFTPSDLSHNQRAVKRYVDDPYVHDRVSPNLFFGLEDSIDLAMANANKIKIPTLIVYGSADRVVDPAGAQELYKKIESEKRIIEIAGGKHEMFADEERKPQFFEAISSFFSEHI, from the coding sequence GTGTTTATCAGACGGTGGTTTTCTCCAGGGGCTAAGGCGAACGTTGTGTTATGTCATGGAATAGGTGAGCATAGCGGAAGATATGATGGTTTTGCTTCTTATCTAAGCGAAAAGGGATTTGGTGTCTTTGCGACGGACTTTGCCGGCCACGGAATGCAGGCCGGAACACGCGGCTTCATAAAGTCTTTTACAGATTTCATTTCGGCGGTCAGGCAGCTTACTGAAGGAGTGAAAAGGATCCAGCCGGATCTCCCGGTCTTTCTTTTTGGCCATAGTATGGGAGGGCTTATTGCTACCAGGGTTGCCGAGGAGTATCCAAATTCTTACAGAGCTCTGGCTATAAGCGCACCCCATCTCTTTTCAGCGAAGGACTCCGTGAAGAAGTTGCTGCCGTTGATTTCGGTTGTCAGAAGAGTCGCGCCGAAAACGACGTTCAGTAGTTCGTCGCGTTTTACTCCATCGGATCTTTCGCATAATCAAAGGGCCGTGAAGAGATATGTAGATGATCCGTATGTTCATGACAGGGTATCGCCGAATCTCTTCTTTGGGCTTGAAGATAGTATCGATCTGGCAATGGCCAATGCGAACAAAATCAAAATCCCTACTCTGATAGTATATGGTTCTGCAGACAGGGTTGTCGATCCCGCTGGGGCACAGGAGCTCTACAAGAAGATAGAGTCAGAGAAGAGAATAATAGAGATAGCCGGTGGAAAGCACGAGATGTTTGCAGATGAAGAGAGGAAGCCTCAGTTCTTCGAGGCAATCTCATCGTTCTTCTCAGAGCATATCTGA
- the ribF gene encoding riboflavin biosynthesis protein RibF, giving the protein MYVACIGNFDGVHLGHRAIMKTTVDVSESLKMQSTAISIVYPWGYYFPNFPGIIYPVAQRLELILATGIERVITANMADIRYLEPEKYISGLVKQGVKAFVVGKDFTFGSGAKGNVDLLERLSKEMDFGVVVVHDTLHNERRVSSSWIRESLVKGDIGLANTLLGKKYSIRGKVYKDKQLGSKIGFPTANISRGDEKLVTPKSGVYIVKSQINSRDYFGLLNIGFRPTINTSEEVKYEIYFFDYSGSLYDRNLELELLEFIRPELKFESLDDLIEQIRHDVKVSKRWLEIHSDML; this is encoded by the coding sequence ATGTATGTAGCCTGTATAGGTAACTTCGATGGCGTACATCTTGGGCATAGAGCGATCATGAAAACAACGGTAGATGTTTCAGAAAGCCTTAAGATGCAGAGCACAGCTATATCAATCGTCTATCCCTGGGGATACTACTTCCCCAATTTTCCCGGCATCATCTATCCTGTTGCCCAGCGTTTGGAGCTTATCCTGGCAACAGGTATAGAGAGAGTAATTACTGCCAACATGGCCGATATAAGATACCTTGAGCCGGAGAAGTACATCTCGGGCCTTGTGAAGCAGGGCGTAAAAGCCTTTGTAGTAGGTAAAGACTTCACATTCGGAAGCGGTGCAAAGGGAAACGTCGATCTTTTGGAGAGACTTTCCAAAGAGATGGATTTCGGCGTTGTAGTAGTTCACGATACACTTCATAACGAAAGAAGAGTCAGCAGTAGCTGGATAAGGGAGAGCCTTGTCAAAGGTGATATCGGATTGGCTAACACTCTCCTGGGGAAGAAGTACTCTATACGGGGAAAAGTGTACAAGGACAAACAGCTCGGTTCGAAAATAGGTTTTCCCACAGCAAACATAAGCAGGGGAGACGAGAAGCTGGTAACACCGAAGTCGGGAGTTTACATTGTCAAGTCGCAGATCAACTCAAGAGACTACTTCGGCCTGCTAAACATTGGATTCAGACCGACAATAAACACTTCCGAAGAGGTGAAGTACGAGATCTACTTCTTTGATTACTCGGGCAGCCTCTATGACAGAAATCTAGAGCTGGAGCTCCTCGAATTCATAAGGCCCGAGCTTAAATTCGAATCCCTCGACGACCTGATAGAACAGATCAGACATGATGTAAAAGTCTCAAAGCGCTGGCTCGAAATTCACTCAGATATGCTCTGA
- the truB gene encoding tRNA pseudouridine(55) synthase TruB: protein MSDGIILVDKPVGVTSHDVVNLLRRKLNTKKIGHAGTLDPFASGLLIAGIKKGTRLLEYFLEMDKTYRAELELGRITDTFDITGKTVEEREVPEISIDDITSVLKSFEGEYLQVPPAYSAKKHNGERLYKLAREGKIINLPPKSVKVHSIEHITLSQNKVTFTARVSKGTYIRSLVMDIGYKLGCGATTTNLRRISQGRFSVDNSYSIDDVSQISVIPMEEAVDFLPGLLLSESESSKVLLGNQIHANGVAGILGHFEKDEIIRIIGSDERLIAVAKSERTSSFLKTLIAKDSKERVAKLVKVLGA from the coding sequence ATGAGTGACGGAATAATACTCGTTGACAAGCCCGTTGGTGTAACCTCTCACGATGTTGTCAACCTTCTTCGCAGGAAACTGAATACAAAGAAGATCGGTCATGCGGGAACACTTGACCCTTTTGCAAGCGGACTTCTGATTGCCGGAATCAAAAAGGGAACCAGATTGCTCGAGTATTTCCTTGAAATGGATAAGACATATAGAGCGGAGCTTGAACTGGGGAGGATAACCGACACCTTCGATATCACAGGAAAGACAGTTGAAGAGAGAGAAGTTCCCGAGATCTCGATTGACGACATAACTTCGGTTTTGAAGTCGTTCGAAGGAGAGTATTTGCAGGTGCCGCCTGCATACTCTGCAAAAAAGCACAACGGAGAAAGACTGTACAAACTAGCTAGAGAGGGGAAGATCATAAACCTTCCACCGAAATCTGTGAAGGTTCACTCAATAGAACACATAACTCTCTCACAGAACAAGGTCACCTTCACCGCAAGGGTCTCGAAGGGGACTTATATAAGATCGCTAGTCATGGACATTGGCTACAAGCTTGGCTGTGGAGCGACAACCACTAACCTCCGACGAATTTCGCAGGGCAGATTTTCGGTAGACAACTCATACAGTATAGATGATGTTTCGCAGATCTCCGTAATCCCAATGGAGGAAGCAGTGGATTTTTTGCCCGGTCTTCTCCTCAGCGAGTCCGAAAGCAGCAAGGTGTTACTAGGTAATCAGATCCATGCTAACGGAGTTGCCGGCATCTTAGGGCACTTCGAGAAAGACGAGATTATCAGGATAATTGGAAGCGACGAGCGGCTTATCGCAGTGGCCAAATCCGAGCGCACCTCCTCATTCTTGAAGACGCTTATCGCGAAAGACTCCAAAGAAAGAGTGGCCAAACTCGTGAAGGTTCTCGGTGCATGA
- the rbfA gene encoding 30S ribosome-binding factor RbfA, whose protein sequence is MASTYRKEMLESEIMKVLTVALSSYTGHNDSLGMTSIVRVELSKDKRFATIFVSLMGPDDRKKKLVEKLNEDKGIFRTAIAKNIRLFKAPEIRFKEDIGIEASLRVAQLLEQIEKEKKESNNE, encoded by the coding sequence ATGGCAAGCACTTACAGAAAAGAGATGCTGGAGTCAGAGATAATGAAGGTTCTCACAGTAGCTCTATCATCTTACACAGGCCACAACGACTCGCTTGGAATGACTTCCATTGTTAGGGTAGAACTCAGCAAGGACAAGAGATTCGCAACGATATTCGTCAGCTTGATGGGTCCTGACGATAGAAAGAAGAAACTCGTTGAGAAGCTGAATGAAGACAAGGGGATCTTCAGAACGGCTATTGCAAAGAATATCAGGTTATTCAAAGCTCCCGAAATACGCTTCAAGGAAGATATTGGAATTGAGGCAAGCCTCAGGGTAGCACAGTTGCTTGAACAGATCGAAAAGGAGAAAAAAGAGTCGAATAATGAGTGA
- a CDS encoding N-acetylmuramoyl-L-alanine amidase: MHSKNRIVLLIVVMLLAALGFSLTICIDPGHQKEADLTHEPIAPGSETTKAKVSTGTRGVSTGIPEYVFNLELSFMLRDRLLEEGFDVVMTRESHDVNLSNIERAKIANEANADLCIRVHADYSSDNTLKGFMVIIPSSSSKYTAPIYEESRKAAEKIHASLLQISGIKSLGIRVRDDMTGFNWSEVPVLIFEAGFMSNPEEDVLLSTSDYREKLVEALVTGIADYFLTK, from the coding sequence ATGCATTCAAAGAACAGAATAGTACTTCTAATAGTTGTAATGTTGTTAGCCGCTCTTGGTTTCTCGCTAACTATCTGTATCGACCCCGGTCATCAGAAGGAGGCCGATCTGACTCATGAGCCGATCGCTCCCGGTTCCGAGACAACAAAGGCGAAGGTTTCCACGGGGACTCGCGGCGTATCTACGGGAATCCCCGAGTATGTTTTCAATCTGGAATTGTCGTTCATGCTGAGGGACAGGCTTCTTGAGGAAGGGTTCGACGTCGTGATGACAAGAGAGAGCCATGATGTCAATTTGAGCAATATTGAAAGAGCGAAGATCGCAAATGAGGCTAATGCGGACTTATGCATTCGTGTTCATGCAGATTATAGCTCTGATAATACTCTGAAGGGGTTCATGGTGATTATTCCTTCTTCATCGTCCAAATACACTGCACCGATCTACGAAGAGAGCAGGAAGGCCGCCGAGAAGATCCATGCGAGCTTGCTTCAAATAAGCGGGATCAAGTCTCTCGGAATCAGAGTTCGTGACGACATGACGGGGTTCAACTGGTCTGAAGTTCCCGTGCTGATTTTCGAAGCGGGGTTCATGTCAAATCCCGAAGAAGATGTCCTTCTCTCTACCAGTGATTACAGAGAAAAGCTTGTTGAGGCCCTGGTTACGGGAATCGCAGATTATTTCCTCACCAAGTAA
- a CDS encoding MFS transporter, with the protein MKKGKATFVLFLMLFMMVLLNADQMVMSPNIGEIETEFGITKADIGLIQGSFTIVGALISLLWGFLADKYSRKHLLLFSVLVGEIPCFLSAFVQTFPQLFITRALTGIGVGALFPVVFSYAGDAFKESQRAKVNSFLSTAISLGAIVGMVIAGFTGTSLGWRTPFIIVSLPNIVLAFLFFLFAEEPKRGAAEVAVGELVDQGINYIGKVRLSDYKELFKVKTNLILFIQGILGTIPWGAIPYYLVNYFETSKNLSKESATLIFIFFGVGNVLGIFFGGLVGGLLYKKKPSYMPLFSGITTIIGTFVALLALNFPPVEGAGSFIMLGALGMVAAASASMTGPNMKTMLMNVNPPENRGRIFSVFNLTDSLGTGFGQFFAGTLATAVGSLGVAMNVSALFWLPCGLVLLTAVLAFPRDIDSLHRKMKETALTMGRGK; encoded by the coding sequence ATGAAAAAGGGAAAGGCGACTTTCGTTCTCTTTCTTATGCTCTTCATGATGGTCCTTCTAAACGCGGACCAGATGGTCATGTCTCCGAACATCGGGGAAATCGAGACCGAATTTGGAATAACAAAAGCAGACATTGGCCTCATCCAGGGTTCATTCACTATCGTCGGCGCCCTCATTTCACTTCTATGGGGCTTCCTGGCAGACAAGTACAGTAGAAAACACCTTCTGCTATTCAGCGTTTTGGTGGGCGAGATCCCATGCTTCCTGTCTGCCTTCGTCCAGACTTTCCCTCAGCTCTTCATTACACGGGCTTTGACGGGGATCGGGGTAGGAGCTCTCTTTCCAGTCGTCTTTTCGTACGCCGGAGATGCTTTCAAAGAGTCTCAGAGAGCAAAGGTCAATTCCTTCCTCTCTACGGCAATATCTTTGGGAGCCATTGTAGGGATGGTAATTGCCGGCTTCACCGGCACATCTCTTGGCTGGAGAACGCCCTTCATCATCGTATCTCTTCCGAACATTGTCCTCGCGTTCCTATTCTTCCTGTTCGCTGAAGAACCAAAGAGAGGAGCCGCCGAAGTGGCTGTCGGCGAACTCGTGGATCAGGGGATAAATTACATCGGAAAAGTTAGACTGTCCGACTACAAGGAACTCTTCAAAGTGAAGACGAATCTGATTCTCTTCATACAGGGTATTTTGGGAACGATTCCCTGGGGAGCAATACCGTACTATCTTGTGAACTACTTCGAAACCTCGAAAAACCTCTCAAAGGAATCGGCCACCTTGATTTTCATTTTCTTTGGAGTCGGAAACGTGCTTGGAATATTCTTCGGAGGTCTTGTCGGTGGTCTATTGTATAAGAAGAAGCCGTCATACATGCCTCTCTTCAGTGGAATAACGACAATAATCGGCACTTTCGTGGCTCTCCTGGCCCTGAACTTCCCACCAGTTGAGGGAGCCGGCAGCTTCATAATGCTGGGAGCGCTTGGAATGGTTGCTGCCGCTTCAGCGTCTATGACCGGACCAAACATGAAGACCATGCTGATGAATGTCAATCCCCCGGAAAACAGGGGAAGGATATTCTCGGTTTTCAACTTGACAGATTCTCTCGGAACGGGATTTGGGCAGTTCTTTGCAGGAACCCTGGCCACGGCAGTAGGCTCGCTGGGAGTCGCAATGAACGTTTCCGCGCTCTTCTGGCTTCCTTGCGGACTGGTGCTTCTTACTGCAGTACTGGCTTTCCCTAGAGACATCGACTCCCTTCACAGAAAGATGAAAGAGACTGCTCTCACTATGGGGAGGGGAAAATAG
- the era gene encoding GTPase Era → MKSGTVALVGKPNVGKSTLINTIIGEKIAIVSDKPQTTRNRIGGILTTEEGQIVFYDTPGIHKPLHRLGQYILKVATSSLAGSDLLLVIVDPTDGLRESDRLVANHVNQSRIPVFLAINKIDEYKNERLIQDFKAKAEELFENVRKTFLISAKSGDGVKEIIEDVFDFLPEGKMLFPEDLITDRSSRFMASEVIREKVLQNTRQEIPHSVGVVVREFKDEGSILKIRADVIVERSSQKPIILGKGGSMIKTIGTEARTDLEYIFDQKVFLDLFVKVREKWRDKDSFIQEFTNLRDELQ, encoded by the coding sequence GTGAAGTCCGGGACTGTTGCTTTAGTGGGAAAGCCCAATGTGGGAAAGTCCACATTGATAAACACCATTATCGGAGAGAAGATTGCTATCGTCTCCGATAAACCGCAGACAACGAGAAACCGGATCGGCGGAATACTAACGACTGAGGAGGGCCAGATCGTCTTCTACGACACGCCCGGAATTCACAAACCTCTTCACAGACTCGGGCAATACATTCTAAAAGTCGCGACTTCATCGCTGGCCGGATCGGATCTTCTGCTGGTTATAGTCGACCCGACGGACGGGCTTCGCGAGTCGGACAGGCTCGTTGCCAATCATGTTAATCAAAGCCGAATTCCTGTCTTTCTCGCCATCAACAAGATTGATGAATACAAAAACGAAAGGCTTATTCAGGACTTCAAAGCAAAGGCCGAAGAGCTTTTCGAAAACGTTCGAAAGACTTTCCTGATCTCTGCTAAGAGCGGAGATGGTGTTAAAGAGATAATTGAAGATGTCTTCGACTTTCTTCCAGAGGGAAAGATGCTTTTCCCCGAAGACCTGATAACTGATCGTTCTTCCAGATTCATGGCATCGGAAGTAATTCGAGAAAAGGTTCTGCAGAACACCAGACAGGAGATCCCCCACTCGGTGGGAGTTGTTGTTCGGGAGTTCAAAGACGAAGGTAGTATACTGAAAATAAGAGCCGATGTAATCGTAGAGAGGAGCAGTCAGAAACCGATAATTCTCGGCAAGGGCGGCTCGATGATCAAGACCATCGGCACTGAAGCGAGGACGGATCTCGAATACATATTCGACCAGAAAGTCTTCCTCGATCTCTTTGTCAAGGTAAGAGAAAAGTGGAGAGATAAAGATTCCTTTATACAGGAGTTCACAAACCTAAGAGACGAACTTCAGTAG